The Bacillota bacterium genome has a window encoding:
- a CDS encoding NAD-dependent epimerase/dehydratase family protein: MAVLVTGGSGFMGSHLVKALLGKEDVVVAYDNFWAGSPKNLEGLERVVLCPGDILDMGHVIRVCQKHGVTRVIHGGAISSPVPAITQPVVAARVNIEGTINVLEAAAILGMERVVNISTEEVYGPYVADPMDEDQPKNPVTPYGVTKLASEGYCAQYRKIYGLDVVTVRPSWVYGPSLPRKRPPKLFIENALDGIETILTCGRDQCLDNSYIDDVTRGIMDLLYSKRLRHTVYNIASGDGRTIGQMADIVKSLIPGSRFVIGGGTLCYQHGFHMHQKGALDITRAREDLDYSPKYSLEDGLKAYVDHLKAEKRGV, from the coding sequence ATGGCTGTGTTGGTTACAGGGGGCTCGGGATTCATGGGTTCCCACCTCGTAAAGGCCCTTCTTGGCAAAGAAGACGTCGTTGTGGCCTACGACAACTTCTGGGCAGGCTCCCCGAAGAACCTGGAGGGCCTGGAACGAGTGGTTCTCTGTCCAGGCGACATCCTGGACATGGGGCACGTGATTCGAGTATGTCAGAAGCATGGAGTAACCCGAGTGATCCATGGAGGAGCCATTTCCTCGCCTGTTCCGGCCATAACCCAACCCGTGGTAGCCGCCCGGGTCAACATTGAGGGGACCATCAACGTTCTAGAGGCTGCTGCTATCCTTGGAATGGAACGGGTTGTGAATATTAGTACGGAAGAGGTTTATGGTCCGTACGTGGCGGATCCGATGGATGAGGACCAGCCCAAGAACCCTGTCACACCCTACGGTGTAACAAAACTCGCATCAGAAGGTTACTGTGCCCAATACCGCAAGATATACGGGCTGGATGTGGTAACTGTTAGGCCCTCATGGGTCTATGGACCTTCCTTGCCCCGAAAAAGGCCTCCCAAGCTATTCATCGAAAACGCCTTAGATGGGATTGAAACCATATTAACCTGCGGTCGCGACCAGTGTCTGGACAATAGCTACATCGACGATGTGACTCGAGGGATCATGGACTTGCTGTACTCGAAAAGATTGAGACATACAGTGTACAACATCGCCAGCGGGGACGGCCGTACCATCGGCCAGATGGCTGACATAGTCAAGAGTCTCATTCCAGGCTCTCGTTTTGTCATTGGAGGAGGTACCCTCTGTTATCAGCACGGCTTCCACATGCATCAGAAGGGAGCGCTGGACATCACCCGGGCCCGCGAAGACCTTGACTACTCCCCCAAGTACTCCCTAGAAGATGGATTGAAGGCCTATGTCGACCACCTCAAGGCCGAAAAGCGGGGGGTGTAG
- the larA gene encoding nickel-dependent lactate racemase: protein MVLVITLRLPYGKTEVSAKVSRQHSVHLLEAKERRPSDGAAEIRRALENPVGSPRLRDLAKGVSRVSIVVNDITRPTSTKAILKGICRELWGAGVPLDGVTAIVATGTHRPATPGEIEDSLGPDLSRRLKVLNHRCSHDDEGEYLGHTARGVPVIVNRALVRSELRILTGVILPHHSAGYSGGRKSVLPGVSGLESIRVHHSLGIRPFWPSPGYLHGNPFHEEAVEAARMCRSDFIVNVVPATYGGVHKAFSGHLEEAHMAGVAVCEPLCRVTCPEMSEIVVVSPGGYPRDLDLYQGVKALCTAEMVVKPGGTVILVAECGEGGGDRTFASWMKECSNPAGVIGRYREEGFRPGANKAFMLARALTRCRVLVVTQAVTRGELETLGLGHADTLQEALNMALADHPECRSLTVIPRTSHIIPQFSNDGEGADPEKKGGEPLLA, encoded by the coding sequence ATGGTGCTTGTGATCACGCTCAGATTGCCCTACGGCAAGACGGAGGTATCCGCCAAGGTTTCCAGGCAGCACTCCGTTCACCTTTTGGAGGCCAAGGAGAGGAGGCCTTCCGACGGGGCGGCCGAAATCAGGAGAGCGTTGGAGAATCCTGTGGGGAGCCCTAGGCTAAGGGACCTCGCGAAGGGTGTATCACGGGTAAGCATCGTGGTTAACGATATAACCCGGCCCACATCGACCAAGGCCATTCTAAAGGGGATCTGCCGCGAGCTATGGGGTGCCGGGGTGCCCCTGGATGGGGTCACCGCAATTGTGGCCACGGGCACTCATAGACCCGCAACCCCTGGCGAAATCGAAGACTCACTTGGCCCCGATCTCTCCCGGAGGCTGAAGGTTCTGAACCACCGGTGTTCCCACGACGACGAAGGCGAATACCTCGGCCATACCGCCCGTGGGGTTCCGGTAATCGTAAACAGGGCTCTCGTTAGATCGGAGCTCCGCATACTAACGGGCGTCATCCTTCCCCACCACTCCGCCGGGTACAGCGGCGGGAGAAAGAGCGTGCTCCCGGGGGTGAGTGGACTCGAGTCTATAAGGGTTCACCACTCCCTAGGCATCAGACCGTTCTGGCCTAGCCCAGGGTACCTTCACGGGAATCCCTTTCACGAGGAAGCCGTGGAGGCCGCGAGGATGTGTAGGAGTGACTTCATAGTTAACGTAGTACCTGCCACATATGGCGGCGTACACAAAGCCTTCAGCGGCCACCTGGAGGAGGCGCACATGGCTGGAGTCGCCGTGTGCGAGCCCCTGTGCCGTGTCACGTGCCCTGAGATGTCTGAGATAGTGGTGGTGAGCCCGGGAGGTTACCCGCGGGACCTCGACCTCTACCAGGGCGTAAAGGCACTCTGTACTGCAGAGATGGTGGTGAAGCCCGGAGGAACGGTCATTCTGGTCGCTGAGTGTGGTGAAGGTGGCGGCGATAGAACCTTCGCTTCCTGGATGAAGGAGTGTTCGAACCCTGCTGGCGTAATCGGGAGGTACCGGGAGGAAGGGTTCCGGCCCGGGGCTAACAAAGCATTCATGCTGGCCAGGGCCCTTACAAGATGCAGGGTCCTGGTGGTTACCCAGGCAGTTACAAGGGGTGAGCTGGAGACCTTGGGCCTAGGGCATGCGGACACCCTCCAGGAGGCCTTGAACATGGCCTTGGCGGATCACCCGGAGTGCCGTAGCCTCACGGTGATCCCCCGCACCAGCCACATCATTCCACAGTTTTCTAACGACGGTGAAGGAGCAGATCCAGAAAAGAAAGGAGGTGAGCCCCTGCTGGCCTAG
- a CDS encoding sugar phosphate isomerase/epimerase family protein has product MDLKLGGCTYPYLYRLSVEEACQSLARLGFRYVELMSTPPHIWVRGMDGAARNRLKKVIEDNGMEVVAINPTFLDINMTSLNPAMREEAIVQMTETLDLVADIGAKIAVIMIGRRHPLIPAPMELTWRSAKEAVLRCLDVAERRGVVFGLEITPALFMNTSEDIVKMTEEINSPSLKVVYDVANGLMSEDPAEGLRRIAPYLIHVHLSDSTPDRWGHWPVGEGSVDFAGTAKVLREIGYEGVSILELTECDDPDVKYRESVERLREYGWCL; this is encoded by the coding sequence ATGGATCTGAAACTAGGAGGATGCACCTATCCCTATCTATACAGGTTGTCCGTGGAGGAGGCCTGCCAGTCCCTGGCAAGACTAGGATTTCGCTACGTTGAGCTGATGTCCACTCCCCCACACATATGGGTAAGGGGGATGGACGGGGCCGCTAGGAACCGCCTGAAGAAGGTGATTGAAGACAACGGTATGGAAGTCGTAGCTATCAACCCCACCTTTCTCGACATCAACATGACGAGCCTGAACCCCGCCATGCGGGAGGAGGCCATCGTGCAGATGACGGAGACCCTGGATCTTGTGGCGGACATCGGAGCAAAGATCGCCGTGATCATGATCGGCCGTCGCCATCCTCTCATCCCGGCTCCGATGGAATTGACATGGAGGAGCGCGAAGGAGGCCGTGCTCCGGTGCCTGGATGTGGCGGAGCGAAGGGGTGTTGTCTTCGGTCTGGAGATCACACCGGCACTCTTCATGAACACCTCCGAAGATATCGTCAAGATGACGGAGGAGATCAACAGCCCCAGCCTAAAGGTGGTATACGATGTGGCCAACGGGCTGATGTCTGAAGACCCGGCAGAGGGCCTCAGGAGGATTGCTCCCTACCTCATTCATGTCCACCTATCGGATTCGACTCCGGACCGCTGGGGCCACTGGCCAGTAGGAGAGGGGAGTGTGGATTTCGCCGGTACCGCCAAGGTGCTCAGGGAGATCGGGTACGAGGGTGTGAGCATCCTGGAACTCACGGAGTGTGACGACCCTGATGTCAAGTACAGAGAGAGCGTGGAGAGGCTCCGAGAATACGGATGGTGCTTGTGA
- a CDS encoding ABC transporter permease, translated as MRLPAAKTGPSPKGERLQHYLRGIPPAFYGLIFIIILYSLVSPGFLTTRNILTLLIQGSMLLVISLGMTLVVLSGGVDLSLGALLSLCGVVMAMMLVSGQSLFMAIIVTLLVGVLCGLTTGTLVARFGLQPFVASFGMLGVCEGIALVFTDGSSIIVRNPYLRSLAASYLMGIPMAGWFAGLCFVAFYVILYKTRFGAYVYGIGGNEEATILSGIRVIRYKTGIYVLAGLSAAMASLIMTGRLNAAHPFVAIGYEFDAVASVIVGGTAFERGRGGIWGTLVGVAFISVLRNGLNIIGVNPFAQVPVIGAVIILAIILGKAQKR; from the coding sequence ATGAGACTACCGGCGGCAAAGACCGGGCCATCGCCCAAGGGTGAGCGACTACAGCACTACCTCCGGGGCATTCCGCCAGCCTTCTATGGGCTGATATTCATCATCATTCTCTACTCCCTGGTCAGCCCCGGCTTTCTGACAACGAGAAACATCTTGACCCTTCTAATCCAAGGCTCCATGTTACTCGTCATCTCACTGGGTATGACCCTTGTAGTACTCAGCGGTGGAGTTGATCTCTCCTTGGGTGCCTTGCTGAGTCTCTGTGGTGTCGTCATGGCAATGATGCTTGTAAGCGGCCAGAGCCTGTTTATGGCCATAATAGTCACATTACTGGTGGGGGTCCTATGCGGCTTGACCACGGGTACTTTGGTTGCCCGTTTTGGGCTGCAACCCTTTGTGGCCAGTTTCGGTATGCTTGGCGTATGTGAGGGAATTGCCCTAGTCTTCACGGACGGTTCTTCCATTATCGTACGAAACCCTTATCTCCGAAGCTTGGCTGCCAGTTATCTCATGGGCATTCCCATGGCTGGATGGTTCGCAGGTTTGTGCTTTGTTGCCTTCTACGTAATCCTGTATAAGACGAGATTCGGTGCGTACGTCTACGGCATAGGAGGAAATGAGGAGGCTACAATTCTTTCAGGGATTCGGGTAATACGCTACAAGACAGGTATCTATGTGCTTGCGGGCCTATCTGCTGCAATGGCTTCCCTTATTATGACCGGCCGCCTAAATGCAGCTCATCCCTTCGTTGCCATCGGCTATGAATTCGATGCGGTGGCTTCTGTAATTGTTGGAGGGACTGCCTTCGAAAGAGGCAGGGGAGGCATTTGGGGGACACTAGTAGGCGTTGCCTTTATCAGTGTATTGAGGAACGGCCTTAACATAATTGGGGTAAACCCCTTCGCACAGGTCCCTGTGATCGGAGCCGTTATTATACTGGCGATAATCCTGGGCAAGGCACAGAAGCGGTGA
- a CDS encoding alcohol dehydrogenase catalytic domain-containing protein, whose protein sequence is MKAVVKSAPTPGHLACIEMPMPIVKEKDVLIRVKAAGICGTDLSLWDWKEAVARTYSISSFPKVLGHEFSGIVEECGPGVDGLRPGDRVVVNPVMYCGKCSYCAAGAVAVCENRPMLGAELDGGFAEFVSVRASSVIPIPESISYESAAVIEPLCVAIQAVEKVPPAFGDVAVVVGAGPIGLLIALVLSTSYTSKVLVTGLKSDAERLGVARQMGAIPVNLDEEDPLELVRNMTGGAGADVVYEAAGHPVAILQAIEMVRPRGSVCLAGLPGLPTEIPTVKVTFQEKMLVGTRATAVGNWAQAIRMISAGRIDPTVVVSHRFSLAEAEGAFHMAKNRQGIKVLLIP, encoded by the coding sequence ATGAAAGCTGTGGTGAAGTCAGCACCTACTCCAGGTCATCTGGCGTGTATCGAGATGCCAATGCCCATTGTCAAGGAGAAAGATGTCTTGATCCGTGTAAAGGCCGCGGGTATCTGTGGAACAGACCTATCCCTCTGGGATTGGAAGGAAGCGGTGGCAAGAACCTACAGCATCTCTAGTTTCCCAAAGGTTCTTGGGCACGAGTTTTCCGGCATAGTGGAAGAATGCGGCCCCGGGGTCGATGGCTTACGCCCCGGTGACAGGGTGGTGGTAAACCCTGTAATGTACTGTGGCAAGTGTAGCTACTGTGCGGCCGGTGCCGTGGCGGTCTGCGAAAACAGGCCTATGCTGGGCGCGGAGCTTGATGGTGGGTTCGCAGAGTTTGTGTCAGTGAGGGCGTCAAGCGTTATCCCGATTCCTGAGTCGATTTCCTATGAATCTGCTGCAGTCATAGAACCTCTTTGTGTTGCGATCCAGGCTGTGGAGAAGGTTCCGCCCGCTTTTGGGGATGTGGCCGTAGTGGTAGGCGCAGGTCCTATAGGGCTGCTGATCGCTCTGGTGCTTAGTACTAGCTACACCAGCAAGGTGCTGGTTACGGGGCTCAAATCAGATGCTGAAAGGCTGGGTGTGGCTAGACAGATGGGTGCCATCCCAGTCAACTTGGATGAGGAAGACCCCCTCGAGCTGGTGAGGAATATGACAGGGGGTGCCGGAGCTGATGTTGTGTATGAGGCGGCGGGACATCCCGTAGCGATACTTCAGGCCATCGAGATGGTGAGGCCCCGAGGCTCAGTGTGCCTGGCTGGTCTTCCGGGTCTTCCCACGGAAATACCCACAGTCAAGGTTACCTTTCAGGAGAAGATGCTGGTTGGAACTAGGGCAACGGCAGTGGGCAATTGGGCCCAGGCAATCAGGATGATCTCAGCGGGGAGAATTGACCCCACTGTTGTGGTTAGCCACAGGTTTTCCCTAGCTGAGGCTGAGGGGGCTTTCCATATGGCTAAGAACCGCCAGGGCATTAAGGTACTACTCATTCCTTGA
- a CDS encoding sugar ABC transporter ATP-binding protein, translated as MKVPERNSEVILELRNITKVFPGVKALDNVDFDLRKGEVHVLVGENGAGKSTLMKVLSGVHQPDGGEIRLRGKQVEISSPRGAQDLGISMIYQEFNLVPFLSVASNIYLGREPTRLGLIDHRTMHKRTTELLESVGMDIKSQTLIKDLGIAKQQLVEVAKALSLDCDILIMDEPTAALGAKAIEQLFEIIRRLKDKGISVIYISHRLEELAQIGDRVTVIRDGKRVGCSPMSDVKTEDIICMMVGDKICQMFPRDIVPKGEQALNLVNISRKDVLHDVSLEIHCGEIVGLGGVMGSGRTELAEVVFGEAPFDGGEMYLFGQRVRRMSPVLAVSRGLGFLPEDRKQKGLALDLRVRENVLMSSLNKVFPNRIINSKIEKDLVKRFVDDLNIATPSINRFVKYLSGGNQQKVVIAKWLCTRSRFFIFDEPTRGIDVGAKVEVHKLMNELVKNGAAVLMISSELPELVNMSDRIYIMYRGTIVKELGRDETTKEEVLRYETTGGKDRAIAQG; from the coding sequence GTGAAGGTGCCCGAGCGAAACAGTGAGGTCATCCTGGAGCTCAGGAACATCACGAAGGTGTTTCCGGGAGTCAAAGCCCTTGACAACGTGGATTTCGACTTGAGGAAGGGAGAGGTTCACGTACTTGTGGGTGAAAACGGGGCTGGCAAGTCTACCTTAATGAAGGTGTTGTCAGGCGTGCACCAACCGGACGGCGGTGAAATCCGACTTAGGGGCAAACAGGTAGAGATCTCCAGCCCCAGGGGCGCCCAAGACCTTGGGATATCCATGATATACCAGGAGTTCAATCTAGTGCCCTTCCTTTCTGTAGCCAGCAACATATACCTTGGGAGGGAACCCACTCGCCTCGGCCTTATCGACCACCGGACGATGCACAAGCGAACCACTGAGCTGCTGGAATCGGTGGGTATGGACATCAAAAGTCAAACGCTCATAAAGGACCTAGGGATTGCAAAACAGCAGTTGGTGGAGGTAGCAAAGGCCCTCTCCTTGGACTGCGACATCCTCATAATGGATGAGCCCACCGCAGCCCTTGGGGCAAAAGCCATTGAACAGCTCTTTGAGATAATTCGTCGCCTGAAGGATAAGGGAATAAGTGTCATCTACATATCCCACAGACTCGAGGAACTCGCGCAAATCGGTGACCGGGTCACGGTGATCAGGGATGGCAAACGTGTTGGTTGCTCACCTATGTCAGACGTTAAGACGGAAGACATCATCTGCATGATGGTCGGGGACAAGATATGCCAGATGTTCCCCAGGGACATAGTTCCTAAGGGAGAGCAAGCTCTCAATCTTGTCAACATCTCTCGCAAGGATGTTCTTCACGACGTCAGTCTTGAGATTCACTGCGGCGAAATCGTAGGCCTCGGGGGCGTTATGGGGTCGGGCAGGACTGAACTGGCAGAAGTCGTTTTTGGTGAGGCGCCCTTTGACGGCGGAGAGATGTACCTTTTCGGGCAACGAGTGAGGCGCATGTCCCCGGTGCTGGCTGTAAGCAGGGGTCTAGGTTTCCTCCCAGAGGACAGAAAGCAGAAGGGGTTGGCACTAGACCTCAGAGTCAGGGAGAACGTACTCATGTCCAGCCTGAATAAGGTATTCCCCAATAGGATCATCAATTCGAAGATTGAGAAAGATCTAGTTAAGCGATTTGTAGACGACCTCAACATCGCCACACCATCCATAAACCGATTTGTGAAGTACCTTAGCGGCGGGAATCAGCAGAAAGTTGTTATAGCCAAGTGGCTCTGCACCAGGTCGAGGTTTTTTATCTTTGATGAACCTACCCGAGGCATAGATGTTGGAGCCAAGGTCGAGGTACACAAGCTTATGAACGAGTTGGTCAAGAATGGCGCGGCGGTACTCATGATCTCCTCCGAGTTGCCGGAACTCGTCAACATGAGCGATCGTATTTACATCATGTACAGGGGGACTATCGTGAAGGAACTTGGGCGGGATGAGACCACCAAGGAGGAGGTACTTCGCTATGAGACTACCGGCGGCAAAGACCGGGCCATCGCCCAAGGGTGA
- a CDS encoding ABC transporter permease: MSSRRSNVKGILLRSARILVLVLLALVITTLNRDFATMSNLLNILRWGSAATILAAGLTLVAITGGIDLSVGSVLSLSACVAAYLMTQTAIGWPLAVAGALAASACVGVVNGILVTFAGLPPFVATYGMLWVAAGLAGLLMRGSVYYGFPKGFLFLGAGHLLGVPLPVFLMGILVVVLTFLLQKTTYGRELYVIGSNIRAARLAGIKIDKARIIAYCISSICAGMAGLLYIARLNAADSATGELMLRPAIAAVTVGGTSLLGGLGSVTGTVTGSFIMTVVLAGMNILNISSFLQPTVTGGILIGTVIADVAMRRRETMEEDVFSLFQNLAGKGSVESKKGG; the protein is encoded by the coding sequence ATGTCATCACGCAGGTCCAATGTCAAAGGTATTTTGCTGAGGTCTGCCAGGATACTTGTCCTCGTTCTCCTGGCACTGGTAATAACAACCCTGAACCGCGATTTCGCCACCATGTCCAACCTTCTCAACATCCTAAGGTGGGGCTCTGCCGCAACGATTCTGGCCGCTGGTCTAACGCTCGTGGCGATTACTGGTGGCATAGACCTCTCCGTAGGTTCAGTATTGTCTTTGTCTGCATGTGTAGCGGCGTACCTGATGACTCAGACGGCGATAGGATGGCCGCTTGCCGTGGCAGGTGCGCTTGCAGCCTCGGCTTGTGTAGGCGTGGTCAACGGGATACTCGTCACTTTCGCGGGGCTACCCCCCTTTGTAGCCACCTACGGAATGCTATGGGTCGCGGCGGGGCTGGCTGGTCTCTTGATGCGGGGCTCGGTGTACTACGGGTTCCCCAAGGGTTTCCTTTTCCTCGGCGCCGGGCATCTCTTGGGTGTTCCGTTACCCGTATTCCTTATGGGAATACTGGTCGTTGTTCTGACCTTCCTTCTTCAGAAGACCACCTACGGGAGAGAACTCTACGTAATCGGCTCCAACATACGTGCTGCCCGTCTGGCGGGCATCAAGATAGACAAGGCGAGGATTATTGCCTACTGCATTAGCTCTATCTGTGCTGGAATGGCTGGTTTACTCTACATCGCCCGGCTCAACGCCGCAGACTCAGCCACTGGGGAACTCATGTTGCGGCCAGCCATCGCTGCTGTGACCGTAGGGGGCACCTCGCTTCTGGGTGGCTTGGGTTCGGTCACAGGTACAGTAACCGGAAGCTTCATAATGACCGTGGTATTGGCAGGCATGAACATACTCAACATATCCTCGTTCTTGCAGCCCACTGTTACCGGTGGCATTCTCATTGGCACAGTCATAGCGGATGTAGCCATGAGGCGCCGGGAGACCATGGAGGAAGACGTGTTCAGTCTGTTCCAGAACCTGGCTGGCAAGGGGTCTGTGGAGTCAAAGAAGGGGGGGTGA
- a CDS encoding sugar ABC transporter substrate-binding protein, with product MQKQRASIVFRLTMLILVVALVVAVSGCGGDSAPEPAQEEEPAGPTPKDSYTIAFMVKNMFNPFWKLCKIGAEKAAAETGKVRIVHYSPTKPDNIEEQTRMVEDITQKFLAGEIDGMVFVPVDYKALVPALNEALDAGMPIVIYCNNMDDFAQNDRYIAYVGQNDYELGKAIAEYAFSKVDYSGKVVIIEGVPAAITNIDRMRGFHETLQKYPDMELIASQTGQYRRVPGMQVMENLLQTHPQIDVVLSANDDMALGCIEAIEAAGRLGEMVVTGIDGIPDSLASIRAGRLTATIDYSGFRQGYNSVHMIVKALDGEPVDRLIMLDFTVITQDNIEDFLRQLDEIGQPY from the coding sequence GTGCAAAAGCAGCGCGCAAGCATTGTATTCAGGCTGACCATGCTGATTCTGGTTGTTGCACTGGTGGTCGCAGTGTCTGGCTGCGGAGGTGATTCGGCTCCGGAACCGGCACAAGAAGAAGAGCCAGCCGGTCCTACGCCCAAAGACAGCTACACCATAGCGTTCATGGTTAAGAACATGTTTAACCCGTTCTGGAAGCTGTGTAAGATCGGCGCGGAGAAGGCCGCTGCAGAAACCGGCAAGGTTCGGATTGTCCACTACTCTCCGACAAAGCCTGACAACATCGAGGAACAAACCCGCATGGTTGAGGACATAACCCAGAAGTTCCTTGCTGGCGAAATCGACGGTATGGTTTTCGTTCCAGTGGACTACAAGGCTTTGGTTCCCGCCCTCAACGAAGCGCTCGATGCCGGGATGCCCATAGTAATCTACTGCAACAACATGGATGATTTCGCACAGAACGACAGGTACATAGCCTATGTGGGGCAGAACGACTACGAGTTGGGTAAAGCCATTGCCGAATATGCTTTTTCCAAGGTTGATTATAGTGGCAAGGTAGTGATAATCGAGGGAGTGCCAGCGGCGATCACTAATATCGATCGAATGCGTGGTTTTCACGAAACCCTTCAGAAGTACCCAGACATGGAACTCATCGCATCACAGACAGGGCAGTACCGCAGAGTTCCGGGGATGCAGGTCATGGAGAATCTCTTGCAGACTCATCCCCAAATTGACGTGGTGCTGTCTGCCAACGATGACATGGCTCTTGGCTGTATTGAGGCCATTGAGGCCGCCGGAAGGCTGGGAGAGATGGTTGTGACCGGTATTGACGGCATACCTGATTCCCTAGCCTCCATTAGGGCTGGCCGACTTACGGCCACCATTGATTATTCTGGGTTCAGGCAGGGATATAACAGCGTTCACATGATTGTGAAGGCCCTTGACGGAGAGCCAGTTGACCGATTGATCATGCTCGACTTCACCGTAATCACCCAGGACAACATCGAGGATTTTCTAAGGCAACTCGACGAGATTGGGCAGCCCTATTAG
- a CDS encoding cupin domain-containing protein — protein MAEVYRLRNEEVYEAPESELRRFARFFVDSSIAPNARLDAGVFDYPPGAACHEHVHEQADEIYFVLQGELRSVVNGLEHRIGRGDLLYIHAGEVHVTDNPTGEYTSFFAVHVPCVEDYDEFRRSWPKRLNVPEEAW, from the coding sequence ATGGCCGAGGTCTATCGCCTCAGGAATGAAGAAGTCTACGAGGCGCCGGAGTCGGAGTTGAGGAGGTTTGCCCGCTTTTTCGTGGATTCCTCCATTGCCCCGAACGCGCGACTGGACGCCGGTGTATTTGACTATCCACCTGGCGCGGCCTGCCACGAGCATGTTCACGAACAGGCTGATGAAATATACTTCGTGCTTCAGGGCGAGCTGAGAAGTGTAGTTAACGGATTAGAGCACCGAATTGGACGAGGAGACTTGCTTTACATCCATGCGGGGGAAGTGCACGTTACCGACAACCCTACTGGGGAGTATACGTCCTTCTTTGCTGTCCATGTGCCATGTGTGGAGGATTACGATGAGTTCAGGAGGTCTTGGCCTAAGCGGCTGAACGTTCCGGAGGAGGCCTGGTAG